From Qipengyuania sp. HL-TH1:
TCTACCATTACATGGGCTGTTCGACCTTCAGTGAATATACTGTCGTCGCCGAAGTCTCGCTCGCCAAGATCAATCCCGAGGCGAACCCCGAACACGTCTGTCTGCTCGGCTGCGGCGTCACAACCGGAATCGGCGCAGTCCACAATACCGCCAAGGTCCAGCCCGGAGACTCGGTCGCCGTGTTCGGCCTCGGCGGCATCGGCCTCGCGGCCATTCAGGGTGCGCGCCAGGCGAAGGCGGGTCGCATCATCGCCATCGATACCAATCCCTCCAAGTTCGAGCTGGCGCGCCAGTTCGGTGCGACCGAGTGCATCAACCCCAACGACCATGACAAGCCCATCCAGCAAGTGCTGATCGAGATGACGGGCTGGGGCATCGATCATACCTTCGAGTGCATCGGCAACGTCCACGTCATGCGCGCCGCGCTTGAATCAGCGCACCGTGGCTGGGGTCAGTCGATTGTGATTGGCGTTGCCGGCGCGGGCGAGGAAATCTCCACCCGCCCATTCCAGCTCGTCACGGGCCGCGTATGGAAGGGGTCCGCTTTCGGTGGCGTCAAGGGACGCACAGAGCTCCCCGGCATGGTCGAGGACGCGATGAAAGGCGATATCGATCTGGCCCCGTTCGTAACCCACACGATGGGTTTGGAGGAGATCAACGAGGCCTTCGAACTGATGCACGAAGGCAAGTCGATCCGCTCGGTCATTCACTACTGACCTGCCGATCCGAAGCGGCGCGAGGCGCTCTGATCGACAACTCGACCGTCATCATGGCCCGACCCCGGCCATGATGAAGCGCGCTCCGGCAAATGGGCCACGCGTCGAAATGCATTCATCTGTTACCCGACTGTGATGAACCACGGGCCGCACGGGCGTATAGCGCAGGAAGACTGAATTGAAGAACAAGGATACTAAGGCGACGACGCCGGCCACCGTTGCTGGGCATGCGGGGCCGCCCGATTGCGTGCAGGTTCGCGGAGCGCGCCAGAATAATCTCAAGAATATAGACGTCGATGTACCGCGCGACGCCTTCGTGGTGTTCACCGGTATATCGGGGTCGGGCAAGTCATCGCTCGCGTTCGGCACCCTCTATGCCGAAGCCCAGCGGCGTTATCTGGAATCGGTTGCACCCTATGCCCGTCGGCTGATCGACCAGGCCGGCGTGCCGGAGGTCGACGCGATCGACGGTTTGCCGCCTGCGGTCGCGTTGCAGCAGCAACGCGGCTCGGCCAACGCGCGATCCTCGGTCGGCAGCGTGACGACGCTCTCCAGCCTAGTGCGGATGCTCTATTCCCGCGTCGGAGAATATCCGCGCCATCAGCCGATGCTCTTTGCGGAGGATTTCTCCCCCAACACGGTCGCCGGCGCCTGCCCGACCTGCCACGGCATCGGGCGCGTCTATGACGCGACCGAAGAAACGATGGTTCCTGACGACAGCCTCACCATTCGCGACCGGGCGATCGCCGCCTGGCCGACCGCCTGGCATGGGCAGAACCTGCGCGATATCCTCGTTTCGCTCGGCTATGACGTCGATAAGCCGTGGCGCGACCTGCCGAAAAAGGATCGCGACTGGATCCTCTTCACTGAAGAGTCGCCGACGGTGCCGGTCTATGCGGGCCTGACGCCCGAACAGACACGGACGGCCCTCAAGCGCGGCATGGAGCCGAGCTACCAGGGCACCTTCACCGGCGCGCGCCGCTATGTACTGGAAACCTTCGCCAACACGAAAAGCGCGCTGATGAAGAAGCGCGTCTCGCAATATATCATCGGCCGCGATTGCCCGACCTGCGACGGCAAGCGCCTGAAGCGCGAAGCCCTGTCCGTGAAGTTCGCGGGCCTCGACATCGCCGAGTTCGGCGACCTGACGGTGTTGAAACTCCGGGACTTGCTCACGCCCGTCGCGCATGGCGAATACGGGGGCGCCGCGGCGGTCCCGAAGGGCCATGTCCTCGGCAAGGCGGCCCGCGATGCGGCGGTCGAACGGCGAGTCGCGGCAGGTGGTTCGGCGCACAAGGCTGCGCCCGACGTGCGCCGCACGCCCAATCTTTCCGATGAAAAGCGGGTCGCCGCACAGCGTCTCGCCTGCGAATTGATCGAGCGGCTGGACCCACTGATCGATCTTGGCCTTGGCTACATTTCGCTCGACCGCAGCACGCCGACGCTCTCCTCCGGAGAGCTGCAGCGCTTGCGGCTTGCCACGCAATTGTCGTCACAGCTTTTCGGCGTGGTCTATGTGCTTGACGAGCCTTCGGCAGGGTTGCACCCGGCAGATGGCGAAGCCTTGCTCACCATTCTCGAGCGTCTCAAGGCGGCGGGCAACTCCCTGTTCGTCGTCGAACATGATCTCGACGTGATCCGCCGCGCGGAATGGCTCGTCGATGTCGGGCCGGGAGCCGGGGAAAAGGGTGGTGAAGTCCTCTACAGCGGGCCGATAGAAGGGCTTGCCGACGTCGAGACTTCGATCACCCGCCGCTACCTGTTCGCAGAGCCGCTGCGCAGTGAGCGCACACCGCGCGACCCCAAGGCATGGCTACGCCTGGAAGGGATCAGGCGGAACAATCTCCATGGGCTCGACGTCGAGTTTCCCATCGGCTGCTTGACCGCTGTCACCGGCGTTTCGGGATCGGGCAAATCCAGTCTTGTCAGTCAGGCGCTGCCCGAACTCGTCACGGAACACCTCGGCGGCTCCCCCGTGGCCGAGGAGGAGGATATCGATCCGCTGCTCGATGTTGCGCAGAACGACACTGAAGGGCGCATTGTCGCAGGCATGGAGCATGTTCGCAGGCTGGTGCAGGTCGATCAGAAACCAATCGGCCGCACGCCGCGCTCGAACCTAGCCACCTACAGCGGCATGTTCGACCATGTGCGACGGATCTTCGCTGATACGCCGCTCGCCCGCCGGCGGCACTACAGCCCGGGAAGGTTCTCGTTCAACGTCCCGCAAGGCCGCTGCCCTGTGTGCGAGGGCGAGGGATACGTCATGGTGGAGCTGCTGTTCCTGCCGAGCGTTTTTGCCCCGTGCTCGACCTGTCATGGCTCTCGCTACAACCCGCAAACGCTCGAAGTCGAGTGGAACGGGCGCAATATCGCCCAGGTGCTCGAACTGACGGTCGACGATGCGTGCGATTTCTTCGCTGGCGAGCCATCTGTGATGCGCTCCCTCGACGTGTTGCGGGAGATCGGTCTTGGCTATCTGAGGCTCGGTCAGCCCGCGACCGAACTGTCTGGCGGGGAGGCGCAGCGCATCAAGCTGGCGACTGAACTGCAACGCGCTCAACGCGGCAACACGATCTACATCCTCGACGAGCCAACTTCGGGGCTTCACCCCTCCGATGGCGACCGGCTGATGCAACACCTGCAGGGCCTCGTAAACGCCGGCAATACCGTCGTAGTCGTTGAACATGACATGCGCGCCATCGCGCAGGTGGACTGGATCATCGACCTGGGACCGGGGGCCGGGGAAGACGGGGGCCGTATCGTTGCCAGCGGCGTCCCTGGCGTCGTTGCGGAAGCGGAAGGCAGTCTGACCGGCCGCTATCTCAAGGCGGCGATGTAGGTCGTAAATCTGGCCGAACGCACGTTCGATCAGGTGCATCTCAACCGCACGTTGAAATGGGTCGAATCTGGAAGAGGGAGCCGGCGATATGTCATCGCGGTTGACGCGGCTCAGGGTTTGAGTGTCCGTCAGGTTCGCCGCGTTCGTGTGATACGCGGCATGGCGGACGGCCAATCGCTGGCCATCCGCCACGCTTGCTCTGTGAGGACCTTATCCATGGAGATCGCCCTCACATGGTTCGTAGAAACGCCCCGTCTTAATTCCCTGCTGCGATTTCCTCGACGAGTTTGGCACAGAAGGCGGGCAAATCATCGGGATCGCGGCTGGTAACAAGGCCGTTGTCGACCACGACCTCCTCATCGGTCCATGTACCGCCGGCGTTCTCGATATCGACCTTCAGCGTCGGGTAGGACGTCAAGGTGCGACCCTTGAGCACGTCCGCCTCGATCAAAGTCCAGGGTGCATGGCATATGGCCGCGACAGGTTTTTTCTGATCGAAGAAAGCCCGGATGAAATCGATTGCCTCGTCGCTGCCGCGCAGCTTGTCGGCACCGACAGTTCCTCCGGGCACAACAAGTCCGTCGAAATCGTCGGCTTTGACCTCGGAAAACGTCTTGTCGATAGTATAGCTGCCGCCCTCGTCGAGATCGCCATTGACTGTGCGCGCCTTGCCCGATTCAAAACTGACCACGGTCACTTTGCCACCAGCGTCCTCGACAGCTTGCTTGGGCTTCGAGAATTCTGGTTCTTCCGTCCCGCGGGGTGCGATCAGAATCGCAACTGATTTGCCTTCTGAAGTCATAATATATTTCCTATTCCGTCGAAGACTAAGGTCACATGCCCGGCTTGAGCACGACCTTCGTCCAACCATCATCGCGTTCGTCGAAATGCTTGAAGGCTTCTGGTGCCTGATCAAGCGGCAGTCGGTGCGAGATGATTTGGGCAGGATTGGCCCGGTCTTGCTCGATAAGTTTCATCAGTCGCCGGTTGTAGTGCTTTACGTTGCACTGGCCGGTGCCGATCTTCTGGCCCTTGAACCAGAAGTTGCCGAAGTCGAATGCCATCTTGCCTTCCTTCTGGAGATCGTCGGGCGCGTTCGGGTCTTCCGGAACGAACACGCCGACCACGCCGATTCCGCCGGTGGCCTTCGTGCTTTTGACGAGGCAGTTCATCGTGTAATTGCTGCGCTCCTTGCCGTGGAGATCGCAACACTGATACCCGACCGCCTCGACCCCCCGGTCGGTCCCGAGGCCGCCGGTCGCGTCAAGAATCTGCTGGGCAGGATCGCCCTTGCGCATGTCGATCGGAATAGCGCCCATCGCCTCGGCCAGTTTCAGGCGGTCATCGTGAGTATCGACCACGAAAATCTGAGAAGCACCGCGGATTTCGGCTGAGTGCGCGGCCATCAAACCGACCGGACCGGCGCCGTAAATCGCGATGCTTTCGCCAGGGAGGAAACCTGACAGTTCGACACCATGCCAACCCGTCGGGAAGATATCGGAGAGCATGACATAGTCATCCTCCTTCTCCTCAGCGTCCTCAGGCAGCTTCAGACAATTGAAGTCCGCATAAGGAACGCGCATCAACTCGGCCTGACCACCTTGCCATGGACCCATCTCGGCAAAGCCATACGCCGCGCCGGCGGTTCCAGGGTTCGTCGTGAGGCAAAAACCCGTCAAACCGCGTTCGCAATTTTCGCAGAAACCGCAACCGACGTTGAACGGCAAGCACACGCGATCACCCTTCTTGATACGATCCACGGCAGCGCCGACTTCGACGACCTCGCCAAGGTTTTCGTGACCGAAGACCCTGCCCTTTTCAAAGCTGGTACGGCCCTCATACATGTGAAGGTCCGATCCGCAGATGTTGGTCGAGGTCAGCCGGATGATAACATCGGTCTGCTTTTCGATCTTGGGATCATCGATGGTATTGACAGAAACATCTTTGGGTCCGTTGTACACGACAGCTTTCACAGATCTTTTCCTTTCGTAGCTCTTCTCAATGCGTCATCAAATCGAGAGCTTGGTGATGAGCCGGTCCATCGCAACGGCGGAGGACATCGCACCCATTCCCTGTGATCTCAGTTTCCTGAACCTTCTCCTACCTGAGAGGTTCCTTCCCGGAGGGCCATCCTTGGATCGATTCACGGCTGTTTTCTGAATGATGGGGCCAGAACGGCCGAATATCGCGCCAAATTGATGTACTCAAAAAACTCCCAGGAACCAATGGTGCCATTACGTCGCGACACATCAACGGCGCGTTGTCAGTAAATTCAGAGGTATGATAAGCGTAGAAGACAAAGCCATCCACTATCGCGGATGGCCCGTCGTATCAATTTATTCATTTTTCGATTCGGCCGGCCCATCCATTCCGGATGAAAACACTAGCCTTACCATGCAGCCAAACGGCAGCTTAGGGTGCCAAACGCTCCGCTATTTCGCGGCCAGCAGGGTGAACTTGTGAATCTGCGGCGGTTCGGAAAACAGTTCGTCTGCCTTGCCCATCAGTGCGGCGGCAACCTTGCCGTCGAGATGGGCTTGGCGATCCTCCTCTGTCTCGAACGTATCGAAGATCGCGTACGCACCGGGACCTTCCTCGATCGCGTACCAGGTCTGAGTGCCCGGCTCAGCTTGAACGAGCGGCAATGCCGAGGTCAGGAAATCGGCGACATCGCGCTCTTTTCCGGGCTTGGCCTTCAGCGGTACATACAGGGCAAGTTTGGGCATAAGTGACTCCTCAAGTGAAACGGACAGATATTGTTCGGCAAACTAACGGACGAGCGGGCCGGCACGTTCCCTAAGAGGCGGAGCACACCCGGCCCCGCCTCCTCGTCGAAATCAGAACTCCTGTGCGGTCGGCCGGATGACGATCGCGTTGATGTCGACGTCATCAGGTTGTTCGACAGCGAACGCAATAGCACGCGCCACCGATGCCGTCGGGATGGCCTGCTTGTAGAAGTCCAGCACCGTCTCGGCAGCCGTGCCGGATGTCGTGAACTTCAAATCGCTTTCGACAGCTCCAGGCTCGATTGACGTGACCCGGACCTTTTCCCCCACCTCGTGGCGCAAGCCCTCGCTGATCGCGCTGACGGCAAACTTTGTGCCAGAGTAGACCGTGCCGCCCGGTGCGAAGACCTTGATGCCCGCAACCGAGCTCAAGTTGATGATGTGGCCGCTGCCCTGCTCGAGAAAACCGGGAAGGGCCGCCGCGATGCCGTAGAGCGTACCCTTCAGATTGACGTCGATCATCTGGTCCCACTCGTCGGTGTTGACCTCGGCCATCGGACGGATCGGCATCAGCCCGGCATTGTTGATCAGCACGTCGAGGCGGCCGAAGTCAGCGATGATTGCGGCGACGACGGACTGGACCGCCGATTTGTCGGTCACGTCCAGCGCGTAGCTACGTGCCGTGCCACCGTTTGCGGCGATGTCCGCGACGACCTCGTCGAGCCTGTCCTTGCGCCGCGCGGCGATGGCCACCTTCGCGCCGCGTGCCGCGAGAAGACGCGCTGTTTCCGCGCCGATGCCGCTGCTGCCGCCGGTAATGAGAACGACCTTGCCTTCGATACCCTTTGTCATGTCTGTATTCCTTCAAGTCAGTTGTTGATTTTTCGCCGGATCGCGGCCCCGCGCGGGCCTGCCCGGCCTGATGGGGTCACCGCGAGCGCAACAGGACGGGAGCGCTGCCCACCTTGATGCGGAGCAGCTCGTAGGGCTTGCGGCGCAAGTCCCGCCCGCCGTGGAAGCCGGGTTGGCGGTGGAGCTGGTTGGCAGTGAAGTAGAGATAGCCATCGGTGCCGATCGACAGCGTGTCGGGCCAGCTGATGCGGGGGTCGCTGACCACCGTCGTCCAGCGGCCCTGGTCGAGCACGCGGATCGCGTTGTTCTCGTAATCGCCGGCGAACACGCGGCCCCGGTCGTCTTCGGCAATCCCGTCCGAAGCGCCTTTGCGCCCCAGGCTGCGTACCGCGCGGGCCAGTTCCTCCTCGGTCACCGCAGGATCGCGCAGCATGGCCGTGGGGACCGCGTACAGCGTGCGGCCGGATAGTGGCCCGTAGTATAGCAAGCTGCCGTCGGCGCTAAGCCCGATTGCGTCGCTTGCAATTGTTACCGGCGTCGCGGGTCCGTCGGCCGGGCGGTTCATCAGCACCGCGCCGTCGACAACCGGGGTGAACCCGGGCTCCGGATTGGTCGTCGCATGGCCCGAAAGGCGGCGGATCGCACGCCCGCTGGCGATATCGACAACGATGATGCCGCCGATCCCCTCGTTGCTGCTGTCGGTGATGTAGGCGACGCCCTCGGCGCCCTGACGCAGATCGAAGCGCACGTCGTTGAGGTAGGTCGTGGGCAGCACCACGCTGGGCGGCAGGACGATCGTCTTCACCACCCGGTCGGTCGCGAGGTCGATTGCCACCAGCTTTGCACCGCCGGCCTGTGGTTGAGAGAATTTGGGCGCCGCCGTGTCGAGCACCCACAGGCGATTGGCGCCGTCGGCCACCACGCTCTGCACCGAGATGAAATGCCCCGCCGGGTCGGCCGGATCGGGCCGGTTGGTCGCGGCGTCGGGATACGGCACCGCCTTGCCGTCGACCAGCTCGGCAACCGTGAACGGCGCGTTGTCGCCCCATTGCGGGAAGTTGACGAAGATGCGCCCGTTGGGGGCGACGGTTACGCCAGTCGGCATCGCGCCGTTGAAGGTCGCGACCTGTTCGATCTGGGGCGTGGATACACCCTCGCGGGTCGTCGAGCAGGCGGCAAGCGAGAGGGCAGCGCCAGCGGCAAGAAGCAGTTTGACGGAGATTTTCATAGGATCATTTCCTTAAGAATGCGGCCCGCTTCGTGGGGCTCGGACCGGAGATATTGCGGGGGCGCCTTTACCGATGCGCCAAGCGTGGTGGCGGCGTGCCAGGGCCAGCGCGGATCCCACAGCGCAGCGCGGGCTATCGCTATGGCGTCGGCATGCCCGTCTTCGAGGATGCGCTCCGCCTGGTGCGGATCGGTGATCATGCCGACCGCCACGACAGGCATGGCGACCGCGTCCTTGACCGTCCGCGCCAGCGGCACCTGATAGCCGGGACCGACAGGGACCTGCTGGCGCGGGTCGAGCCCCCCGCTGGAAACGTGGATCGCCGCGCAACCGCGCCGCTCCAGCTCCTGTGCAAACAATGCGGTTTCCTCCGCTGTCCAGCCGCCTTCGACCCAGTCGGTCCCGGAAACGCGAACGGTCACCGGGCGGTCGGCCGGAAACGCTTCGCGCACGGCATCGAACACTTCGAGCGGGAACCGCATCCGGTTGTCGAGGCTGCCGCCGTAGTCGTCGCCGCGCCGGTTGGAGATCGGCGAAAGAAACTCGTGGAGCAGATAGCCATGCGCGGCGTGGATCTGGATGGCTTCGATGCCCAGCCTGCCGGCGCGCCGGGCGGCATCCGCGAACGCCTCCCGGATGCGGGCAAGCCTTGACTCGTCCAGTTCGACAGGGGGATTTTCGTCCGGAGCGAAGGCAATGGCGCTGGGTGCCACGGTCTGCCAGCCATTCTCCGCATCGGGGGCGATCTGCGTTCCGCCGTGCCACGGCTTGGCGCAGCTCGCCTTGCGGCCGGCATGGGCCAGCTGGATGATCAGCGGCATGTCCGACCAACGGCGCACACTTTCGAGCACGCTTCGCATCGCCGCTTCGGTACGGTCATCGTACAGGCCGACGTCACCGTAGGTGATGCGCCCTTCCGGGCTGACCGCGGTCGCCTCTATCGTCAGCGCGCCCGCGCCCGAGAGCGCCAACTGGCCGAGATGCATCTGGTGCCAGTCGGTCATCGCGCCGTCGACTGCCGAATACTGGCACATCGGCGCGATGACGATGCGGTTGGCGAGCCGCAGCCCGCCAACCTCGATCGGTTCGAACAATTTCGCCATCACCATTCGCCCGTGTTGGGCATGGAGGCCCAGGGTTCGGCCGGAGGCTTGTGTTCGCCCTTCTGCAGCAGTTCGATCGAGATCCCGTCCGGCGAGCGGACGAACGCCATGTAGCCGTCACGCGGGGGGCGATTGATCGTCACGCCGCCCGCCTGCAGCCGCGCGCACGTTTCGTAGATGTCGTCGACCCCGTAGGCGAGATGGCCGAAGTTTCGGCCGCCCATGTATTTCTCGGCAGCGCTGCCATCCTCGGGCGGCCAGTTGTACGTCAACTCGACCTTGGCATCGCCTTGCTCGCCGTCGCCGCGGAAATCCTCGTCGGCGGCAAGGTAGATCAGCGTATAACGCCCGGCCTGGTTCTCCATGCGCCGGGTCTCCTTGAGATCCGGCAGCGTGAAGAAACGGATCGCGGCCTCGGGATCGGCGACGCGTATCATGGTGTGGAGATAGCGCATGATCAGGCGACCTTGTTCTTGAGGGCTTCCACCACGAGCTCCGCGGTGCAGGTAGCGCTGGCGGGGTTCTGGCCGGTCACCAGATTGCCGTCGCGCAGGGCGAAGGGGGCAAAATCGGGGCCGCCCTCATGCTTGCCGCCGAGTTCCTTGAGACGCGTTTCGAGCAGGAACGGCACCGCCTGATCGAAACCGACCGCGCGTTCCTCGCTGTCCGTGAAGCCCGCGACACGGCGGTCGGCGACGAAAGGCGTGCCATCGGCCTTCTTCGCCGAGACCAGCCCCGCCGGTCCATGGCAGACGGCGGCGACGATCTTGCCTTCGCGGTCGAAGCGTTCGACCAGGCGCGCCAGTTCGTCGCTGCCGGGGTAATCGAACATGGTGCCGTGGCCGCCGGGCAGGAACAGCGCGTCGTAGCCGGCGGGATCGATGCTTGT
This genomic window contains:
- a CDS encoding type 1 glutamine amidotransferase domain-containing protein, with product MTRILMVATSADRMTPGTEPTGVWLEELTTPYYAFRDAGAEVTLASIEGGAIPVDQRSVNADGENDASVERYLKDEALKAEVAGTPVFTSIDPAGYDALFLPGGHGTMFDYPGSDELARLVERFDREGKIVAAVCHGPAGLVSAKKADGTPFVADRRVAGFTDSEERAVGFDQAVPFLLETRLKELGGKHEGGPDFAPFALRDGNLVTGQNPASATCTAELVVEALKNKVA
- a CDS encoding excinuclease ABC subunit UvrA; its protein translation is MQVRGARQNNLKNIDVDVPRDAFVVFTGISGSGKSSLAFGTLYAEAQRRYLESVAPYARRLIDQAGVPEVDAIDGLPPAVALQQQRGSANARSSVGSVTTLSSLVRMLYSRVGEYPRHQPMLFAEDFSPNTVAGACPTCHGIGRVYDATEETMVPDDSLTIRDRAIAAWPTAWHGQNLRDILVSLGYDVDKPWRDLPKKDRDWILFTEESPTVPVYAGLTPEQTRTALKRGMEPSYQGTFTGARRYVLETFANTKSALMKKRVSQYIIGRDCPTCDGKRLKREALSVKFAGLDIAEFGDLTVLKLRDLLTPVAHGEYGGAAAVPKGHVLGKAARDAAVERRVAAGGSAHKAAPDVRRTPNLSDEKRVAAQRLACELIERLDPLIDLGLGYISLDRSTPTLSSGELQRLRLATQLSSQLFGVVYVLDEPSAGLHPADGEALLTILERLKAAGNSLFVVEHDLDVIRRAEWLVDVGPGAGEKGGEVLYSGPIEGLADVETSITRRYLFAEPLRSERTPRDPKAWLRLEGIRRNNLHGLDVEFPIGCLTAVTGVSGSGKSSLVSQALPELVTEHLGGSPVAEEEDIDPLLDVAQNDTEGRIVAGMEHVRRLVQVDQKPIGRTPRSNLATYSGMFDHVRRIFADTPLARRRHYSPGRFSFNVPQGRCPVCEGEGYVMVELLFLPSVFAPCSTCHGSRYNPQTLEVEWNGRNIAQVLELTVDDACDFFAGEPSVMRSLDVLREIGLGYLRLGQPATELSGGEAQRIKLATELQRAQRGNTIYILDEPTSGLHPSDGDRLMQHLQGLVNAGNTVVVVEHDMRAIAQVDWIIDLGPGAGEDGGRIVASGVPGVVAEAEGSLTGRYLKAAM
- a CDS encoding putative quinol monooxygenase; amino-acid sequence: MPKLALYVPLKAKPGKERDVADFLTSALPLVQAEPGTQTWYAIEEGPGAYAIFDTFETEEDRQAHLDGKVAAALMGKADELFSEPPQIHKFTLLAAK
- a CDS encoding L-dopachrome tautomerase-related protein yields the protein MKISVKLLLAAGAALSLAACSTTREGVSTPQIEQVATFNGAMPTGVTVAPNGRIFVNFPQWGDNAPFTVAELVDGKAVPYPDAATNRPDPADPAGHFISVQSVVADGANRLWVLDTAAPKFSQPQAGGAKLVAIDLATDRVVKTIVLPPSVVLPTTYLNDVRFDLRQGAEGVAYITDSSNEGIGGIIVVDIASGRAIRRLSGHATTNPEPGFTPVVDGAVLMNRPADGPATPVTIASDAIGLSADGSLLYYGPLSGRTLYAVPTAMLRDPAVTEEELARAVRSLGRKGASDGIAEDDRGRVFAGDYENNAIRVLDQGRWTTVVSDPRISWPDTLSIGTDGYLYFTANQLHRQPGFHGGRDLRRKPYELLRIKVGSAPVLLRSR
- a CDS encoding SDR family oxidoreductase → MTKGIEGKVVLITGGSSGIGAETARLLAARGAKVAIAARRKDRLDEVVADIAANGGTARSYALDVTDKSAVQSVVAAIIADFGRLDVLINNAGLMPIRPMAEVNTDEWDQMIDVNLKGTLYGIAAALPGFLEQGSGHIINLSSVAGIKVFAPGGTVYSGTKFAVSAISEGLRHEVGEKVRVTSIEPGAVESDLKFTTSGTAAETVLDFYKQAIPTASVARAIAFAVEQPDDVDINAIVIRPTAQEF
- a CDS encoding NADH:flavin oxidoreductase/NADH oxidase, producing MVMAKLFEPIEVGGLRLANRIVIAPMCQYSAVDGAMTDWHQMHLGQLALSGAGALTIEATAVSPEGRITYGDVGLYDDRTEAAMRSVLESVRRWSDMPLIIQLAHAGRKASCAKPWHGGTQIAPDAENGWQTVAPSAIAFAPDENPPVELDESRLARIREAFADAARRAGRLGIEAIQIHAAHGYLLHEFLSPISNRRGDDYGGSLDNRMRFPLEVFDAVREAFPADRPVTVRVSGTDWVEGGWTAEETALFAQELERRGCAAIHVSSGGLDPRQQVPVGPGYQVPLARTVKDAVAMPVVAVGMITDPHQAERILEDGHADAIAIARAALWDPRWPWHAATTLGASVKAPPQYLRSEPHEAGRILKEMIL
- a CDS encoding S-(hydroxymethyl)glutathione dehydrogenase/class III alcohol dehydrogenase, coding for MKSRAAVAFEAGKPLEIVEIDVAPPRKGEVLIRVTHTGVCHTDAYTLEGSDPEGVFPVVLGHEGAGIVVEVGEGVTSVVPGDHVIPLYTAECGKCDFCLSGKTNLCVAVRETQGKGLMPDGTTRFSYNGQPLYHYMGCSTFSEYTVVAEVSLAKINPEANPEHVCLLGCGVTTGIGAVHNTAKVQPGDSVAVFGLGGIGLAAIQGARQAKAGRIIAIDTNPSKFELARQFGATECINPNDHDKPIQQVLIEMTGWGIDHTFECIGNVHVMRAALESAHRGWGQSIVIGVAGAGEEISTRPFQLVTGRVWKGSAFGGVKGRTELPGMVEDAMKGDIDLAPFVTHTMGLEEINEAFELMHEGKSIRSVIHY
- a CDS encoding type 1 glutamine amidotransferase domain-containing protein — translated: MTSEGKSVAILIAPRGTEEPEFSKPKQAVEDAGGKVTVVSFESGKARTVNGDLDEGGSYTIDKTFSEVKADDFDGLVVPGGTVGADKLRGSDEAIDFIRAFFDQKKPVAAICHAPWTLIEADVLKGRTLTSYPTLKVDIENAGGTWTDEEVVVDNGLVTSRDPDDLPAFCAKLVEEIAAGN
- a CDS encoding glutathione-independent formaldehyde dehydrogenase, with product MKAVVYNGPKDVSVNTIDDPKIEKQTDVIIRLTSTNICGSDLHMYEGRTSFEKGRVFGHENLGEVVEVGAAVDRIKKGDRVCLPFNVGCGFCENCERGLTGFCLTTNPGTAGAAYGFAEMGPWQGGQAELMRVPYADFNCLKLPEDAEEKEDDYVMLSDIFPTGWHGVELSGFLPGESIAIYGAGPVGLMAAHSAEIRGASQIFVVDTHDDRLKLAEAMGAIPIDMRKGDPAQQILDATGGLGTDRGVEAVGYQCCDLHGKERSNYTMNCLVKSTKATGGIGVVGVFVPEDPNAPDDLQKEGKMAFDFGNFWFKGQKIGTGQCNVKHYNRRLMKLIEQDRANPAQIISHRLPLDQAPEAFKHFDERDDGWTKVVLKPGM
- a CDS encoding VOC family protein yields the protein MRYLHTMIRVADPEAAIRFFTLPDLKETRRMENQAGRYTLIYLAADEDFRGDGEQGDAKVELTYNWPPEDGSAAEKYMGGRNFGHLAYGVDDIYETCARLQAGGVTINRPPRDGYMAFVRSPDGISIELLQKGEHKPPAEPWASMPNTGEW